In the Topomyia yanbarensis strain Yona2022 chromosome 3, ASM3024719v1, whole genome shotgun sequence genome, one interval contains:
- the LOC131687678 gene encoding uncharacterized protein LOC131687678, translated as MREDDQHCQRFFWKACETDIDPSVYVVQVMTFGACCSPSTAQNVKNYNAKRFEQEHPEAVHAIVKQHYVDDMLLSVESEEEAIQVVREVQTVHRSAGFEMRNWISNSPRVVAAMSETGSDEKSLSIGDKHVSERVLGMWWNTSTDCFTYKMSPRYEQLLISGQRRPTKREALPAVIGVRLAGTIAKSLSVKINQRFFWTDSRDILCWLNSDHRRYSQFVAFRVSEILETTNVNEWQWVPTKLNVADEGTKWTRAPDMTTSSRWFCGPNFLWQPNEAWPVSPHPFGSTKEELRPHLLLHTMPLDPVVQPHDFSGWSSLLRRMAYVTRFVDNLRQAKMKKPRRGGSLTRDEVRKAENYLFRLAQRSAYPDEIAVLNEPLSTTQQRKFIKNNSSLSKMCAFLDKNGVLRARGRTQECKFTDYDAANPVILPRNHHITRLIVSNAHKQFNHQNHETIINELRQRFRSPRQKATYRAIRKECQQCKNNQAASQPPAMTDLPLARLAAFARPFTYMGIDYFGPMTVSVGRRTEKRWGVLATCLTIRAVHLELAHTLTTDSYMMAIRNIFARRGVPAVIYSDHGTNFQGASKELQLALQELDDDRLMREFTTAEECSSGRP; from the exons ATGCGGGAGGACGACCAACATTGCCAACGCTTCTTCTGGAAGGCCTGCGAGACAGATATCGACCCTAGCGTCTACGTAGTGCAGGTTATGACGTTCGGCGCATGCTGCTCGCCGAGTACGGCACAAAACGTAAAAAATTACAATGCAAAGAGATTCGAACAAGAACACCCAGAAGCAGTTCACGCAATCGTAAAGCAACACTACGTTGACGATATGCTTCTGAGTGTGGAATCTGAGGAGGAAGCAATACAAGTGGTTCGAGAAGTACAGACAGTGCACAGGTCAGCAGGCTTCGAAATGCGGAACTGGATCTCCAACTCACCCAGAGTTGTGGCAGCTATGAGCGAAACAGGCTCCGATGAGAAAAGCCTCAGTATCGGCGACAAACACGTGTCAGAACGGGTTCTCGGAATGTGGTGGAACACCTCAACAGACTGCTTCACATATAAAATGTCACCGCGGTACGAGCAACTACTGATCAGTGGGCAGCGACGACCGACAAAACGCGAAGCGCTTC CCGCTGTGATAGGCGTGAGATTAGCGGGAACCATTGCCAAATCGCTATCCGTCAAAATCAATCAACGTTTCTTCTGGACTGACTCCAGAGATATCCTCTGCTGGCTCAACTCGGATCACCGTCGGTATAGCCAATTCGTGGCCTTCCGTGTTAGCGAGATCCTGGAAACGACGAACGTCAACGAATGGCAGTGGGTGCCAACGAAGCTGAACGTGGCAGACGAGGGAACCAAATGGACACGAGCTCCAGATATGACTACCTCTAGTCGATGGTTTTGCGGTCCCAATTTTCTCTGGCAACCGAACGAAGCATGGCCTGTTTCCCCGCACCCATTTGGATCGACTAAAGAGGAGTTGCGGCCTCATCTTCTGCTTCATACCATGCCGTTGGACCCAGTGGTTCAGCCACATGATTTCTCGGGATGGTCTTCTCTACTGCGCCGAATGGCTTATGTGACCCGTTTCGTGGACAACCTGAGGCAAGCTAAGATGAAAAAACCAAGGCGGGGTGGCTCTCTGACTCGTGACGAGGTAAGAAAAGCGGAAAATTACCTGTTTCGTCTTGCACAGCGCAGTGCGTATCCCGATGAGATAGCAGTCCTGAATGAACCCTTATCAACCACCCAGCAACGCAAGTTTATAAAAAACAACAGTTCGCTAAGTAAGATGTGCGCCTTTCTTGACAAGAACGGCGTTCTAAGGGCCCGCGGCCGAACCCAAGAATGTAAATTCACAGATTACGACGCCGCTAATCCGGTTATTCTTCCACGGAATCACCACATCACTAGGCTTATCGTGTCCAATGCACACAAGCAGTTTAACCACCAGAACCATGAGACGATCATCAACGAGCTTCGCCAGCGATTCCGCAGTCCACGTCAGAAGGCAACGTACCGTGCGATCCGGAAGGAGTGCCAACAGTGTAAAAATAACCAGGCTGCCTCGCAACCACCTGCGATGACTGATCTACCACTCGCTCGCCTGGCTGCCTTTGCTCGACCATTTACGTACATGGGGATAGACTATTTTGGCCCAATGACGGTATCCGTCGGACGACGCACAGAGAAACGTTGGGGGGTACTGGCAACATGTCTTACCATTCGTGCCGTACACTTAGAACTCGCTCACACACTGACGACAGATTCCTATATGATGGCTATACGCAACATCTTTGCTAGAAGGGGAGTTCCGGCAGTGATCTACAGCGACCATGGCACAAACTTCCAGGGCGCCAGTAAGGAGCTACAGCTAGCGCTACAGGAACTCGACGACGACCGGCTGATGCGGGAGTTCACTACGGCGGAAGAATGCTCTTCAGGAAGACCCTAA
- the LOC131690656 gene encoding uncharacterized protein LOC131690656: MQKEVEHASKILLENDGMEVNPESETGHLEEPVTKLLHLEITPALQRCVLSGNNSRQNEICFESLNDISLNDDTKGKKFEVDYKMLYENEKKTSGQLHARIKKLSCALRNARRVNQWRSNTIAKKKRQIYILRNEVKRLRTEKSTDAKLLELLKSNTVVYNSMMNELKKPKGRRYNEQTKKFALGAYLAGPAAFRYVQSTEVLNLPSKMSIRRWNADVMIAPGLNDAILNRLAKKCKNFSKKERAVTICIDGMSIKQELVYNAKTDTFFGFPSDGTKRKIERNKPRVLATEAVVIMISGMCALEQDRLQLNKQHKGSRSGRFKQVIFNVNIVQTVD; this comes from the exons ATGCAAAAAGAAGTGGAACATGCTTCAAAGATTTTATTAGAAAACGATGGGATGGAAGTTAATCCAGAAAGCGAAACCGGACATCTTGAAGAACCGGTAACAAAACTGTTACACTTGGAAATAACACCAGCTCTACAGCGTTGTGTGCTGTCTGGTAACAACTCGAGGCAAAATGAG ATCTGTTTTGAATCACTCAATGACATTTCGTTGAATGATGACACTAAAGGGAAGAAATTTGAAGTAGACTACAAAATGTTGTACGAAAACGAGAAGAAAACATCCGGCCAGCTACATGCACGAATAAAAAAACTCAGCTGTGCACTACGTAATGCTCGACGTGTAAATCAATGGCGATCAAACACCATAGCTAAGAAGAAAAGACAAATTTATATTTTGCGAAACGAGGTCAAACGTCTCCGTACAGAAAAATCAACTGATGCCAAGCTTCTTGAACTGCTGAAGAGTAACACTGTAGTTTATAATAGCATGATGAATGAATTGAAAAAACCTAAAGGACGCAGATATAATGAACAAACTAAAAAGTTTGCCCTCGGAGCTTATCTCGCAGGTCCAGCAGCTTTTCGTTATGTCCAAAGCACAGAAGTTTTAAATTTGCCTAGTAAAATGTCCATACGCCGATGGAACGCGGACGTCATGATAGCACCTGGTTTGAATGATGCCATCCTTAATCGCTTGGCGAAAAAATGCAAGAATTTCTCGAAAAAAGAACGAGCCGTGACTATTTGTATAGATGGGATGTCTATCAAGCAAGAACTTGTGTATAATGCGAAGACAGACACATTTTTTGGCTTTCCTTCTGATGGAACCAAGCGAAAAATTGAAAGGAATAAACCAAGGGTCCTTGCTACAGAAGCGGTAGTAATAATGATTTCGGGAATGTGTGCTTTAGAGCAGGATCGCCTTCAACTCAATAAGCAGCATAAAGGTAGTCGATCAGGTAGATTCAAACAGGTAATATTTAACGTCAATATTGTTCAAACTGTTGActga
- the LOC131687679 gene encoding uncharacterized protein LOC131687679, which yields MPSRKAKSGSSKKTADKVTPGGDAAVDGHNVQATTTELQKDETNAKDSAIKVFVHPPPSEQVNDQVTNESNRPGVNPKEKDTADKNKTNVVKRNPFLRIRKNRVGHCQVCDERDNSRMVQCDGCNEWYHFSCVEVSEGIADVSWICMNCEHAKDLTPSPLHTTNVSSTTSTVRSKSKASSIGSQAKRRQALELQWLEEEKELERRYLELKYKILLEGGSDCSSIVSEPQSVSISKVKKWIDDMDGYGEKVDCGSEPEGLEKRPPRNSTASVEHQAPVPDQQRATQVNIQLRRPPQRVSGQQETRPIFGSSHMRQSVALAPEAGSWAEANAFVPGQRSTHDHPSQRMGLVTTRHVC from the coding sequence ATGCCATCCAGGAAAGCCAAATCCGGATCCAGCAAGAAGACGGCCGATAAGGTCACCCCAGGTGGTGACGCGGCAGTTGACGGTCACAACGTCCAAGCGACTACGACTGAGCTGCAGAAGGACGAAACGAACGCTAAGGATTCGGCGATTAAAGTGTTTGTCCATCCTCCCCCTAGCGAACAGGTAAATGATCAAGTTACCAATGAATCCAACCGGCCGGGAGTAAATCCTAAGGAAAAGGATACAGCCGATAAAAACAAAACGAACGTAGTCAAACGTAATCCGTTCCTCCGCATACGAAAGAATCGGGTCGGTCATTGTCAAGTGTGTGATGAGCGTGATAATAGTCGAATGGTTCAGTGTGACGGTTGCAATGAGTGGTATCATTTCTCGTGTGTAGAAGTGTCAGAAGGGATTGCTGACGTGAGCTGGATCTGCATGAACTGCGAACACGCAAAGGATCTAACCCCTTCCCCTCTGCATACCACCAACGTAAGCAGTACAACATCCACTGTACGGTCAAAGAGCAAGGCAAGCAGCATCGGAAGTCAGGCCAAACGGAGACAAGCTTTGGAACTACAATGGTTAGAGGAGGAAAAGGAGTTGGAACGACGATATTTAGAACTCAAGTACAAGATTCTGTTAGAGGGCGGTAGCGACTGCTCGTCGATTGTTAGTGAGCCCCAATCAGTATCAATTTCGAAGGTGAAGAAATGGATAGACGACATGGATGGATACGGCGAGAAGGTTGACTGCGGATCTGAACCCGAGGGACTAGAGAAACGTCCACCGAGGAACTCGACTGCGTCTGTAGAGCACCAGGCTCCGGTTCCAGATCAGCAGCGTGCGACCCAAGTTAATATCCAACTCCGACGACCCCCACAACGTGTTTCCGGCCAACAAGAGACTCGGCCAATCTTCGGCAGCTCCCATATGCGACAATCAGTCGCTCTTGCACCGGAGGCTGGATCATGGGCCGAAGCGAACGCGTTTGTACCAGGTCAACGTTCCACCCACGACCATCCCTCCCAGCGTATGGGCTTAGTGACGACACGGCATGTGTGTTGA